The DNA window GTTAACGTTCCAAGGCCAATACTCTCGTTTTGATAATTACGCCGGTCCGGCATTTGAAGATGAGTATTAATGCGTTTAGTTGCTGCAGAAATTGATTTAGAAGCACTGTCTTTTAACCTTTCAAGAACCAAAGCATTTGCACCACAAAGCAAAATTATGGCGGTATTGAAGGCGAATGCGTATGGGCATGGATTGGTAAAGATTGCACAACATTTGGCGGAAGCGGATGCATTTGCGGTCGCCCGTATTGATGAGGCGTTAGCGCTTCGCGCAGGCGGGCTAACCAAGCCAATCGTGTTGTTGGAAGGGTTTTTCCATGAAGCGGATTTGCCAATTCTATTGGCCAACAATTTCCAGACGATTATCCACGATGAAACCCAATTGACTGCTTTGGAAACCGCTAATTTGGATGCACCCATTGCGACGTGGTTGAAAGTGGATACCGGCATGCATCGCCTCGGTATAGAACCCTCTCAGTTCGAATCGTTCTATCGTCGTTTAAAGGCCTGTGCAAATGCCAAACCGAACGTTAATTTGATGACCCATTTTGCGTGTGCAGATGATCTTGCCAATGACAAAACAACAAAACAAATTGATGCATTTCTGCATACTATAAACTCTCAACACGAAGCGCTTTGTCTAGCAAACTCTGCGGGGATCATCGGCTGGCCAAGCAGTCACGGCGATTGGGTGCGACCTGGTTTGATGCTGTATGGTGTGTCACCGATGGTTGGCCAAATTGGTTCAGATCACGGTCTTAAAGCCGTCATGCGACTTACGACGAAGGTCATCGCAATTCGCAAAGTTGCAAAAGGCGAAGGGGTGGGTTACGGTTCACGTTGGCAAGCGAAAGAAACTACCTATTTAGCCGTTATTGCTGTTGGTTATGGCGATGGATACCCAAGACATGCCAAAGAAGGCACTCCAGTCATGATTGCTGGCAAACGTTTTGGGATAGTCGGTAGTGTTTCCATGGATATGATCACCGTCGACATTGGTGACAATACCAATAACGTTAAAATTGGTGATGCCGTCGAAATGTGGGGCCCAAATCTGCCAGTTGAGGAAATTGCCGAGAGTGCGGGAACGATTCCGTATGAATTACTGTGTAACGTTACACCGCGAGTGAGCTACGAGTATTTAGGTTAAGTACGCGCATAATCCCCCCGTTGAAAGCCCATTTTACCCTATGTCGAATGGGTTTATTGCCCTTGAAGCGTTACTATCAGTTTTCGCACGCCACCATTATCGCGGTGTTCGCCGAGGTAAACTCCTTGCCAAGTTCCCATTTGCAACCGTCCAGCCTCTACAGGAATAGTCAAAGAAACGCCTAGAATGCTCGATTTGATGTGGGCGGGCATGTCGTCATCTCCTTCGTAGTCATGACGATAATACGATTGGCGCTCGGGAACAAACTGATTAAAATGGCTTTCCAAGTCCATACGCACCGTGGGGTCGGCATTTTCGTTGATGGTTAGACTCGCAGATGTGTGCTGCAGAAAAAGATGCAGGAGCCCGATAGAGCACTGTGACAGTTCAGGTATCGCATTAACTATTTCAGTGTCTATTAAATGAAAACCCCGAGAACGGGGTTTCAACGAGAGCGATTTTCTTACCCAAATCATAATTTATCGAAACTAACCTCGATATTGGCATTACCGTCAGGTGAAGTGAATGGCATGATGATTTTCGGACCTTCACATTTATGTGTAATAGTGTGCCCAGGACCGGATACAACAATCGGTGTAGCCATATCAAAGTCATAGCCTTTTTCGCCCAACAAATTCTTTGCGCCA is part of the Pseudoalteromonas xiamenensis genome and encodes:
- the alr gene encoding alanine racemase → MRLVAAEIDLEALSFNLSRTKAFAPQSKIMAVLKANAYGHGLVKIAQHLAEADAFAVARIDEALALRAGGLTKPIVLLEGFFHEADLPILLANNFQTIIHDETQLTALETANLDAPIATWLKVDTGMHRLGIEPSQFESFYRRLKACANAKPNVNLMTHFACADDLANDKTTKQIDAFLHTINSQHEALCLANSAGIIGWPSSHGDWVRPGLMLYGVSPMVGQIGSDHGLKAVMRLTTKVIAIRKVAKGEGVGYGSRWQAKETTYLAVIAVGYGDGYPRHAKEGTPVMIAGKRFGIVGSVSMDMITVDIGDNTNNVKIGDAVEMWGPNLPVEEIAESAGTIPYELLCNVTPRVSYEYLG
- a CDS encoding secondary thiamine-phosphate synthase enzyme YjbQ; amino-acid sequence: MIWVRKSLSLKPRSRGFHLIDTEIVNAIPELSQCSIGLLHLFLQHTSASLTINENADPTVRMDLESHFNQFVPERQSYYRHDYEGDDDMPAHIKSSILGVSLTIPVEAGRLQMGTWQGVYLGEHRDNGGVRKLIVTLQGQ